The genomic region TCTTTAATCCGGGTTTGCAGGATTTCGTAAGCGGTGGCGAGTTGTTTGCGGTTGTTAATCCCGAGAATTTCTTGATAGTCTTCGACTTCGACGACGCGCACGGGCTTTAAGTAATTGACCGCATCGGTTAGATAATATTCCTGTTGGTCGTTTTCTGCTTTCAGTTTGGGCAGTACGTCGGCCAAATCGGGCCAGTGGAAACAGTACACGCCAGCATTAATCCGCCGATTTTGCTTTTGCGCGTCGGTACAGTCGCGATCTTCGACAATTTGCTGCAGGTGATTTTGACTGTCGCAAAAAACGCGCCCGTATCCTTGGGGATCGGGCATTTGGGCGGTCAGCAGGGTACAGGCGTTTTTCTGCTGTTTGTGGGTGGCGAGTAACGAGGCGATCGTACTCGGTCGCAATAGGGGGACGTCGCCGTTCAAGACGAGTAAGTCGCCTTGAAAGTCTTGTAAATGGGGGATGAGTTGTTGGATGGCGTGACCCGTTCCCAACTGTTCTCGTTGTTCGACAAATTCGAGGTTGGAAATCGGTGCGAGGGCGCTTTGGATGGACTCGCTACGATAACCGACTACGATTAATCGCCGGGAAGGTTGGATTTGGGATAAGCTGTCTAGCACTCGTTCGACTAGCGATCGCCCACCTAAAGAATGCAAGACTTTAGGTAAGTTAGATTTCATACGAGTTCCGCGTCCGGCGGCTAAAATCGCTACTGCTACCATTCTTTTCTGAGCCGATCTACTTGTGATTGACACTCCCCCGCCGCAAGCACGGGGGATTCTTAGTTCTACGATAGAACCTAGTGAAGCAGGTTTTCGCCAACAACCGTAGCGGTTTCCTCTCCCCAAGAATTTCTTGCCTCTAGGATGATTCTCCTTGCCGAGGCGATCGCGCTTTAGGATCCATCCGCGCCCAAGGCGGATCCCAGCTAAACTATTCTGGGCGGGTTCCGGTGGGGGTCACCGTCCGGGGCGAACGGGCCGAATACTTTCACCCGGTGGCAACCAGTGGACTGGGTTCGGACTCGGGAATCGCGGCGGCGTTTTGCAAGTGGATATTGCAAATAAAATCTTTAAAACTTTCAACCAGTTTCGGGTTGCGCCAGCCGCGTTCGACTTCTTCATCGAGAATGGCTAAGGCTTTTTCGGGGGAAAAAGCTTTTTTATAAGGCCGTTCGCTGGTGAGGGCGTCGTAAATATCGAGCAGTTGAAAGACTTGAGCCATGTAGGGAATCGCATCGCCTACGAGTCCGTCGGGGTAGCCGCTTCCGTCCCAGCGTTCGTGATGATGGCGCACGATCGGTCGGACGCCGCTCATGGTCCGCAGGGGTTGACAGATTTTTTCGCCGATGAGCACGTGTTGTTTCATGATCGCCCATTCTTCGGCGTCGAATTTGCCTTTTTTGAGCAACACTGCATCGGGAATACCGATTTTACCGATGTCGTGCAGGTATCCGGCCCATTCTAAATTGCGAATTTGCGGTCGCGACAGGTTCAGATAACTGCCGAAGGCGCGACCGAGGGCGACGAGTCGTTCGCAGTGGTCTCCGGTGTTGGGATCGCGGGTTTCGACGGTTTTGGCGATCGAAAAGAGGACTTTTTCGGCGTGGTCGAGGTCTTCGTTGAGTCGTTTTTGACGCACGAGGGATTTCACCCGCGCCGAGAGTTCGAGGTGGTCGAAGGGCTTGGTGAGGAAGTCATCGCCGCCTGCTTCGATACCTCGGATCCGCGATCGGCGATCGTTGAGGGCGGTAATGAAAATAATTGGAATTAACCGCGTCGATTCGTCTTGTTTGAGATGACGACAAACTTCAAACCCGTCCATTCCTGGCATCATTACGTCTAAGAGGATTAGATCGGGGTTGGTTTTTTTGATGCACTCAAGAGCCGCCGGACCGCTATCTGCTTCGAGCATTTCATAACCTTCGACAGATAATAATGCGACTGCGGTCATGCGACTGGCTTGATGGTCATCGACGACGAGTATTTTAGAACGCTCTGAATCGAGGGAGTTCACGGACAAACACCTTGCTTGCTCTATTGGTAATCGGTTTATATGGGTAATTTCGATAAGTTCTCCATCAAAATCGAGGTTTCAGTTTCAAAGAATGATTTCCTTTTTTAGTTTTATGCCTCTATTTTGACATTATCGTCCATACTCATCCAATTTAGATCGGCTATCTTACTTAAATTAAGCCGGGAATTTGAGGAATTTAGGCTCGATTTAATGAAGTTTTTTAAATTAATGTTAACTTTCTACCTTCGAGCATTGAGATTTAACTCTCGGGCGGGGATCTCGAACAAAATAGGTTCGAGGATGAAGGGGACTTGGATGAGTCCTGGAAGTTCGAGGGGGGCAATCCGGAACTTGTACTGAGTTTAAATAGGCGCCCCAACACTTTCAGTGGCGACTGAAATCGCTCTAGTTTTAGTGTCGCACAAACTGGGATGACTTTCAAAGGGTTCGGATGGAGCGGGGCAATGAGGTTCCTGGGGTTTTCAACTGCCAATTCGGGGGCGATCGCCGCTCGATCGCATCGTCGTCTCTTGAAAATTGGATCGTTTACGGGCGATCGTCGGCAGGAAGTCAACACAACTTGAAAGTGACTGTTAACGGAAAGATGAAGAAGATTTAAGCTAAATTTTCATCGAGTTTTCCCGGGGAATTGGGAGCGGAATCGGGAGCGGTTGAGGCGAGCATCCATCGTTTTTTCCATCGCGAGGTGGGTTCTAATTGACAGGTTTGTTGTTCGAGTTGCCGCCGTCGAATAATCTCAGAGGCTGGATCTTGCAACTGGCGATCGCGATAGGGAATGGCAGCGCGGGTTTGCAGGTGTTCCCGTTCTTGTGGCGATAAGGGGGACTCGGCGATCGCGCTGAAACTGGCGACGGTTCCCGGTGCTTTGCGTCCCACGGGTGGGGTGGAACCAATCGATAACCCGACTGCGATTAAGGCGGCGCGCACGGCGGCGGCACAGGAATAGGTGGCCAGTCGCCCGTGGGGGTGGAGACAACGGGAGAGTAAGTGAAGAAATTCGACGGTCCACAGTTGGGGACACTGCGGCGGCGAAAAGGGATCGAGAAAGATGGCGTCGGCTTGAAAGTTGGCGCCGATGACGGTGTTGACGGTTTGGCGGGCGTCGCCGAGGAGGAGGCGGGCGTCGAGTCGGTCGGTGTGAATTTCGCGATCGCGCGCTAACTGGCTTAAGGTTTCGACGATCGCCGATCCCCAGGGGTCGAGCAGGTGATGGGCGATCGCCCCTTCGGGGACGCGGCGATCGGATTCGAGTCCGAACCATTCGATCCGACAGTCGGCATTGACGGCCCAAATGGTGGCGAAGGCGGCGGCACTGTTATATCCCAAGCCGTAACAAACATCTAAGATCCGCACGATGCCGCTACGGGCTTTGAGGGCTAACTGGGTCGGTTCTACAAATTTAGATTGGGCTTCTTGTCGCGCGCCGAAGTGAGAATGAAAGCTTTCGCCAAATTCGGGGGAGAAAAAGGTAAAGGAGCCGTCTGCGGTGAGTTGCGGGGTAAAGCGATCGCCATCGGTCATGATTCTACGGGGAAGATAGAGAGTCAATCGAGTGGGAGTACCTTTGTTATTTTCTCAGTCTTCGAGCTGTTTTGATTGGGCGCAGCCGTGGCGATCGAACCGTAACGGCAAACATATATTGTTTTTGATATTTTTTATACAAAAATGTGTTATTAAAGTGAAAATTTGTATTAGCATTACAGCACTCGGGCGTCTGATGAGGTACGGAGCCGATCCCTCTATCCCCCTTTTTAAGGGGGGATAGAGGGGGGAACGAGGAAAGTCCCCCTTAAAAAGGGGGATTTAGGGGGATCTAAATGTCTTGCATAGCAGAGGAAAATGCTATAAGTAGCGATGTCTTTTTTATACAAAATAATTTTCATATAAAAACACCTTAAGACAAGATGCCTTAAGGTGTATCGCGCGATCGCCGCGCATCGAGAAAAGGGACTAAAACGAAACGATCAAATAACCGTTTTGAAACTTCGCCCCTTTGACGGGTTTGCCTTTCAATTGAGGGGGTAGAAAAACGTTGCGGCGCTGGTCGCCTGCTTCGATCGTGACTTCCGGACCGTATTGGGTGAGTTTGACCTGTTTTTTATCAAAACTCGGTAAGAATAGGCGGACTTGACCGGAAGCGACATCGATCTCCACGGGACGGGGGGCGCGACTGCCTTGGGCGAAGTTCGGCAAGGCATCGATCAGGGGTTCCCAGTCGTTGCCCTGACGGGTGGGGAATGGGGTGACGGTTAACGGATCGAAGCGATCGCCCAAGGCGGCGACGGATGAGCTGCGATTCAAAATCACCCCACCGACGGTCAAACCGACGGTTTGGGCGCTGCCCCATAAATAGCGACTGCTGGCGATCGCACTTTCCTCCGCCGAGGTCACTAAGTAAGCTAAGACGCGATTCGGATCGGCGACGGCGGCTTGACCGCGTTCGAGTAAGTCATTAGCATCTCGTGCGGGTTGACCGCCGATTTCCTCGGTGGTCCAGCCGACGTTAAAGACTGCACTGGTAACAGGTTGGACGAACGGGGAGAGGGCTTTACCGAGTTCGGAACCGCTAAACACGCCGCGAAAACGGCGCCAGTACCAGGTCAAAATTTCCGGCATTCCCAACATTCGCAAGGTGGCGCGATCGCTACTGCCGTCATAAACGATCGCGTCGTATTCGCCACTGGCATCGTATTCCCGGATGGCATTGAGGGCTAACGCCTCGTCCATTCCCGGCAAAACGCCCAGTTCTTGGCCATAAACTTCTTTGAAAAATGGGGTACGAACGTATTGCGCCTCTAATTTTTTCAGTTGTTCCCAACTGCGTTCTAACAACACTGCCGTTTCTAACTGCACGGCTTTGAGGTTTGCCGCAATTTCTTGAGGGTCGGGGCCGACGGAGGCGCCGAGTAATAAACCAAACGCGGGACTGGTATCTTGTCCCGCGAGGAGTACCCGTTTGCCTTCACTGGCCAAACGCTTGGCGGCGGCGATCGCCACCGTGGTGCGTCCGGTGCCTCCTTTACCCAAAAAGGTTAAAATTATGGCCATGATTTTTTCCCTTAAGCCACTCGAAGCATTTCCTATGGTAATGCTTGCTGGCGATCGAGGCTGCCCGAATGCAGCCTCTCGGTAAAATCACGGCCTAATTAACCACTTCGATTTCGTCTTCAAAAAACCAAGTGGCCAGACCACTGTCAAATTTGACAATGACGCCGACGCCACTACCATCGGTCATTTTGTATTCGGCGATCGTACCGACGGGATTTTTCTTGATCTGCTCGACCATCTGGCCGGACAGGCGATCGCGAAGCCGACAGATTTTTACCTTTTGACCTATTTCCATTGCCAACTTTAACCTGTGTGTTCCTCTCGTTGAACCATTCCACAGTCTATCAGAATGAGGTGATTTCACGGAGCGATCGCGTTCGGGGAGTTTTAGTGAAAAGGTGACCCTAGACTGTGACGCCGCGATCGCCTCGTCAGCGATCCGATCGGCGATTCCCATGCTCGCCAATTCAGCCGTAGGCGATCGTCCCACGTACCGAAATCCTGCCACAATCCTTTTATAATTGAGCGTTTGCAGTTCTCAGAACGCCGTTCTTCCAGCCACTGATTTTCTACAATTTCCTATGCTTGCCAAACGAATCTTACCTTGTTTAGATGTCAAAGCGGGTCGCGTCGTTAAGGGCGTGAATTTTGTCAACCTTAAAGATGCAGGCGATCCGGTCGAACTGGCTCAAGTTTACAATCAAGCCGGAGCTGACGAGTTAGTTTTTCTCGACATTACTGCCACTCACGAAGACCGCGATATTATTTACGATGTGGTTTACCGAACTGCCGAACAGGTGTTTATTCCTCTCACGGTCGGCGGCGGCATCCAATCCTTAGAGACCATTAAGAAATTGTTACGCGCCGGAGCCGATAAAGTCAGTATCAATTCGGCGGCAGTGCGCGATCCGGAGTTTGTCAACCGCGCCAGCGAGCGCTTTGGCAATCAGTGTATTGTGGTGGCGATCGACGCGCGCCGTCGCACGGAGGAGCAAAATCCGGGTTGGGACGTGTACGTGCGCGGCGGTCGCGAAAATACGGGCATCGACGCGATCGCCTGGGCGAAAGAGGTCGAAGCCCGGGGCGCCGGAGAACTGTTGGTGACTAGCATGGATGCGGACGGCACCCAAGCGGGATACGATTTGGAGTTAACGCGCACGATCGCCGAACAAGTCCAAATTCCGGTGATTGCATCCGGCGGCGCCGGAAACTGCGAGCATATTTACGAAGCGCTCACCGACGGTCGCGCCGAGGCGGCTCTACTGGCGTCGCTGCTGCACTACGGTCAACTTAGCGTCGGTGAAATTAAGACGTATTTAGGCGATCGCCAGATTCCCGTCCGCGATTAATCCTCCACTCCTCAACCCCAAGCGGATCGGTATCGTCGGCTGCGACCCTCGGCGAACTGTAAAGGAAACCTGAAGCTTTTCTCGGCTCGGCGGCGCGATCGCCTGCGAACCGATTCGCCGATTTTATCGATTCTCTAACCCCTACTATAAATTCTTATAGGGTTAATCTTTAGAGAAATTTTGCTATCCTTCCCGAACCTTATTCTGAGTCAATGTTAAAATATGTAAAGTCTTAGGCCCTTATATGTAAAGTTATGATTTTCATCCTCATAATTGTTATTGCCTTAGTGGCCTGGTCTTTACACTTGATGCAGGAAGCCTTTGACCAAAACGAGTTTTCCTTGATGTTGGCAGGCACCTTAGTCGCGATGGCGGCAGCAGCAATGATGGCCGTTTACTTCCTGATGGGCGACTATATGCTATACGTCCACGAAATGGCCAATCGCCATTTAGTAGACCAAACCCCCGAACTGGTCAACGCGATCGGGATCGACCCGTGGAGCAACCTCGGCGCGGGGGGACAAGCCTATATGGACTTCGATCCGCGTTCCCTCGATCTCGAACCCTATGCCATCCTTTTGCCTTAACCCGCATTGTCCGGTAAGCTCCATCCCTCGGCGTACTGAGGCTTTCGCGCGATCGATATAAAGACAGAAAAAATTTTTTTCCAAATGCTTGACGAATTTTGTAAGGTCGTGCCAATATAGTAAAGCGCCTGACGGGGCTATAGCTCAGTTGGTAGAGCACCTCAATGGCATTGAGGGGGCCAGCGGTTCGAGTCCGCTTAGCTCCATAACAAAATATCAAGCGCAAAAGCCCTGGGTTATTCAAACCCGGGGCTTTTTTAGTTCGTGGGGCTGGCTGTGTTGTTTAGCTCATTTCCTTGACCTCCTCACCGGGCTAAAGCCAGGGTGATTCTTAAACCTCACGATTTAGGTTTCTGTTTCATGGCAACCGCCTCCACCCTTAAAGAGTTTTATAGCCTTACGTTCGCTCCACCGACTATCCCCGCAAGTCCTGCAGTTCTTACGTGTTGAAATCTCCAACAGAAAATTGCAATTTTTAGGTGGATTCTAAGGTTAAAACTTTGACAGTTTATACTTTTTATTGCCCCGTCCTCTTATCCCGGTCTAGCGAGCTTTCTGTGCCCCTGGTTGTCACCAGGTTTCGTCACGTTTAGGCTGTCTGTTACGTCTGCGTCACGGGGGATCGTTAACCATTGCTATAGTACCATAAAGCCGTCCTAGAAAGCTTGCCCTGAGCTAAGTCGAAGGGACGGGGTTTCAGACCCAAAATTTTGATGATGAAACAAATTGGTATTCATTTAATTATAGATGCCTGGAACTGTCCCGCTCATTTACTCGACGATCCCGATCGCATTCGCCACGCTTTAATCGAAGCCGTCGCTGCCGGAGGCGTCACCCTGATTAACTTATGCGTCCATCAATTCAGTCCCCATGGGGTCACCGCCACCGCTACCCTCGCCGAATCTCATATTGCCTTGCATACTTGGCCTGAATTTGGCTATTTCGCTGCCGATTTATTCTTTTGTGGCAGTGGCAATCCACAACAAGCCATGCATTTACTCAAAACAGCTCTTAAAGCGGAACAAATCAGCGTTAGAGAAATTAAAAGGGGCTTGGATCTGACCGATAAGTTGACCGGGTGACCTCCTCGCGATTCCTTGTTTTCAGCTAGGGATTGTCAAGCTTTAAAGCCATCGAAAATAGACTCAAAAGGCATTAAAAAGGTCGGATCTAACGGTTCAGATCCGACCTGTCGATTGAATCGAGAGGACTTTGAGATCCCCTCAACTTTTGTAAATCGCTTTTATTTTGCGTCGTCGGGGCGATCGCTCAACCCCAATTCGTCCGCCAAACGGGTAACCATCGACTCTTGACGCTGTTTTTGGCGCTGGCGGTTACGGCTGGCAAGAAATCTGGCTCGCTCTTGGCTGGTCATGGCTGTTATCCTCGATTTTCATAAAGCTAAAATAAATTCAGTAACATTTGTTACTAAAATCTAGGTTAGCACGGGTTTTGTCGAGGAGGGGTTAAGAAATCTTAATTTTTCAGTAAACCCTGGGCTAAGGGGCGATCGCGCGGTTGTCCGGGAGTTGGCTGGGAACTGATACCCTAAAAAGAGAGATAGTGCGCGATCGCCCCGGTTTGCCGAGAGATCGACCAGGAGAACTTATGAGTTTTGAAAAAATTTTAGTCGCCCTCGATCGCTCCGCCCAAGCGGATCTGGTCTTCGAGAAAGCGGTAGATATTGCCCGGCAATATAACAGTAGTTTATTAATTTTTCACACGATTCATTTTGAAACCGCCGGAGACGTCGCCCCCTTAGTCGGGACGGGAATCGGCTTATCTCCGGCGGGAGGCGCGACCCTGCCCCAAGTGCAACAAGAACGACTGCAAGTAGAAATCGAACAAGTCGATCGCCTGCTGCAAAAATACGCCAAACAGGCGATCGATGCGGGAGTGGCGACAGAAGTCGATCGCGCCATCGGCGATGCGGGACATTGGATCTGCGATCGGGCCAAACAGTGGCCAGCAGATTTAATCGTCCTCGGTCGTCGGGGTCGCAAAGGACTCAGCGAAATGTTCCTCGGTAGCGTCAGCAATCACGTCAGTCACAACGCCCCCTGTTGCGTGTTGATCGTGCAAGGAAGGGCGCACTCGTAAGCCTACCCCTTTCATCAAAAACCCCCCTTCAGATCGATGAGGGGGGTTTGGGGCGATCGCCCCTCGGAAATACCGACGCACAGGGCGATCGCGTCACTCAATGAGACGACAACTTATAACTGAGGGACGTACTGTTCTTTTTCCGGAACCTCAGTATATTCCGCCACAATTTGGCGGAACTCCTCGCCGTCGATCGACTCTTTCTCGATTAACAGATCGACGAGACGATCCATCACCATGCGGTTTTCGCCGATCAGGCGGCGGGTTTCCTCATAGCAATGTTCGACGATCGATCGCACTTGAGCGTCGATGCGCGCGGCAATTTCTTCGGAATATTCCGATCGCGTCATCAAATCGCGACCGAGGAAGACTTCCCCTTGTTGGGTTTCCAAAGAAAGCGGACCGAGATCGGACATCCCGAAGCGGGTCACCATCTGACGGGCCATTCCGGTGACTTGTTGCAAGTCATTTCCGGCGCCCGTGGTCACTTCCGCATCGCCGAAGATCACCTCTTCCGCGACCCGACCGCCTAAAGCGCCCATAATCCGTGCCATCAGTTGCGATTTCGAGACCAAGCTTTGATCTTCGCTGGGGGTAAACCAGGTCAAGCCTTGAGCTTGTCCGCGCGGGATTAAGGTCACTTTTTGTACCGGGTCGTGGTCTTTGACCAAAGTTCCGACGATCGCGTGACCGACTTCGTGATAGGCGATCAGGCGTTTGCTCTTGCTATCGACCAACGGCGTTCCTTCCATTCCGGCGATCACGCGATCGATCGCGTCGTCGATTTCGTGCATGGTCATCGCTTCTTTGCGACGACGGGCGGTTAAAATGGCGGCTTCGTTGAGCAAGTTCGCCAAATCAGCTCCGGTAAAGCCGG from Oxynema aestuarii AP17 harbors:
- the glmU gene encoding bifunctional UDP-N-acetylglucosamine diphosphorylase/glucosamine-1-phosphate N-acetyltransferase GlmU yields the protein MVAVAILAAGRGTRMKSNLPKVLHSLGGRSLVERVLDSLSQIQPSRRLIVVGYRSESIQSALAPISNLEFVEQREQLGTGHAIQQLIPHLQDFQGDLLVLNGDVPLLRPSTIASLLATHKQQKNACTLLTAQMPDPQGYGRVFCDSQNHLQQIVEDRDCTDAQKQNRRINAGVYCFHWPDLADVLPKLKAENDQQEYYLTDAVNYLKPVRVVEVEDYQEILGINNRKQLATAYEILQTRIKDKWMAAGVTLVDPHSITIDDPVEIGTDVTIEPQTHLRGQTKIGSGSRIGPGSLIENSTLGENVTVLYSVIADSEVGDGTRVGPYGHLRGRAQIGGECRIGNFVEIKNTTLGRSSNVAHLSYLGDTTTGDRVNVGAGTITANYDGYQKHRTEIGSGTKTGSNSVLVAPVRIGENVTIAAGSTIVEDVPDDSLVIARPRQIVKPDWQPKSAQPQGE
- a CDS encoding response regulator translates to MNSLDSERSKILVVDDHQASRMTAVALLSVEGYEMLEADSGPAALECIKKTNPDLILLDVMMPGMDGFEVCRHLKQDESTRLIPIIFITALNDRRSRIRGIEAGGDDFLTKPFDHLELSARVKSLVRQKRLNEDLDHAEKVLFSIAKTVETRDPNTGDHCERLVALGRAFGSYLNLSRPQIRNLEWAGYLHDIGKIGIPDAVLLKKGKFDAEEWAIMKQHVLIGEKICQPLRTMSGVRPIVRHHHERWDGSGYPDGLVGDAIPYMAQVFQLLDIYDALTSERPYKKAFSPEKALAILDEEVERGWRNPKLVESFKDFICNIHLQNAAAIPESEPSPLVATG
- a CDS encoding tRNA (5-methylaminomethyl-2-thiouridine)(34)-methyltransferase MnmD codes for the protein MTDGDRFTPQLTADGSFTFFSPEFGESFHSHFGARQEAQSKFVEPTQLALKARSGIVRILDVCYGLGYNSAAAFATIWAVNADCRIEWFGLESDRRVPEGAIAHHLLDPWGSAIVETLSQLARDREIHTDRLDARLLLGDARQTVNTVIGANFQADAIFLDPFSPPQCPQLWTVEFLHLLSRCLHPHGRLATYSCAAAVRAALIAVGLSIGSTPPVGRKAPGTVASFSAIAESPLSPQEREHLQTRAAIPYRDRQLQDPASEIIRRRQLEQQTCQLEPTSRWKKRWMLASTAPDSAPNSPGKLDENLA
- a CDS encoding Get3/ArsA fold putative tail anchor-mediating ATPase NosAFP, whose protein sequence is MAIILTFLGKGGTGRTTVAIAAAKRLASEGKRVLLAGQDTSPAFGLLLGASVGPDPQEIAANLKAVQLETAVLLERSWEQLKKLEAQYVRTPFFKEVYGQELGVLPGMDEALALNAIREYDASGEYDAIVYDGSSDRATLRMLGMPEILTWYWRRFRGVFSGSELGKALSPFVQPVTSAVFNVGWTTEEIGGQPARDANDLLERGQAAVADPNRVLAYLVTSAEESAIASSRYLWGSAQTVGLTVGGVILNRSSSVAALGDRFDPLTVTPFPTRQGNDWEPLIDALPNFAQGSRAPRPVEIDVASGQVRLFLPSFDKKQVKLTQYGPEVTIEAGDQRRNVFLPPQLKGKPVKGAKFQNGYLIVSF
- the petP gene encoding cytochrome b6f subunit PetP gives rise to the protein MEIGQKVKICRLRDRLSGQMVEQIKKNPVGTIAEYKMTDGSGVGVIVKFDSGLATWFFEDEIEVVN
- the hisF gene encoding imidazole glycerol phosphate synthase subunit HisF; the protein is MLAKRILPCLDVKAGRVVKGVNFVNLKDAGDPVELAQVYNQAGADELVFLDITATHEDRDIIYDVVYRTAEQVFIPLTVGGGIQSLETIKKLLRAGADKVSINSAAVRDPEFVNRASERFGNQCIVVAIDARRRTEEQNPGWDVYVRGGRENTGIDAIAWAKEVEARGAGELLVTSMDADGTQAGYDLELTRTIAEQVQIPVIASGGAGNCEHIYEALTDGRAEAALLASLLHYGQLSVGEIKTYLGDRQIPVRD
- the speD gene encoding adenosylmethionine decarboxylase, whose translation is MKQIGIHLIIDAWNCPAHLLDDPDRIRHALIEAVAAGGVTLINLCVHQFSPHGVTATATLAESHIALHTWPEFGYFAADLFFCGSGNPQQAMHLLKTALKAEQISVREIKRGLDLTDKLTG
- a CDS encoding universal stress protein encodes the protein MSFEKILVALDRSAQADLVFEKAVDIARQYNSSLLIFHTIHFETAGDVAPLVGTGIGLSPAGGATLPQVQQERLQVEIEQVDRLLQKYAKQAIDAGVATEVDRAIGDAGHWICDRAKQWPADLIVLGRRGRKGLSEMFLGSVSNHVSHNAPCCVLIVQGRAHS